The Ziziphus jujuba cultivar Dongzao chromosome 1, ASM3175591v1 genome segment ttaataaataaaattttagataattttttccaataaaaataaataaaatatagattggTTTAGCAGAACTTCTAGAAATAGAAAGTGTCTTAATAGAAAGTGTCTTTcacagttttattttttttgttgctatATCAATTTGACAGAACTAATGCACAAAATCATtgaaaaaattctttttaaaattttatcattgaaaaaattctttttaaaattttattatttatctgacaaaataaaaaaaatttaaatgaacaaaataagatGCTCTTACTCGTGCCCCTTACTTTCGGACTTATAAATTCAAACACTTTTTCGGATTGTTTGGTTACATGGGTTTAGTAAACAAAAATACAAGCAAGGGAACAAAAATTACGTGTATAAGATGCCATTAATGGCATACAGGTCATGCAGGAATGCAGCTTTGGACATATGCTGCATATTTTGCGCGATTAAATGCACactttgaataaaatattagcaAGTAGGGCAAAGACTctgcatttattttttgtttccaatgtcattattttattcttGAGAGGTGATTGATAGAGCTGAACTCTCAaaatcttatattattattagtatcactgttattatttattattagagGCATAAAGATTCGAATTTAGAATCactattaagaaaaaaaaaaaaaaaaaaaaaaacagtgatTTGGTCAGTCTCATTCCCTTATGGGGAGCTGATCCAaccattttaaaaattgaggacTTATAAGCTGTTTGTTCTGGAAATCTcccagcacttaaaaaaaaacaaaaaaacaaaacatgtgACACCCAATAGAGAGATTGAAATTTGCAACAAGAAAATGTGAAAGTTGGATAACTCCATATATTTAAAGAGTCCAAATGTGAAAGTTTCCTTATAACTTGGATAACTCCATATACACGACAAACAGAGGTCAATTTTTTCCTCTAGATCATCCAAATCCAACTGCCTCCCATCACAATACATAgatattcaaaattcaaaaataaaaaatagaaaaaaccaaTCTCTATCTcacaaagtctttttttttttaaaataaaaataaaatactcacatcccaaaaaatttgaaaaatactcTCTAACAACACAACAACATTGCATTACATTTCGATGATAGAGATATTGACATGCCAAAATCTACACCGTATAAACAGGGCCATAAGACTGACCACCACGAGGGCTGGCAAGCTGGTTAAGGCACATATAGGGTATATCTTTCTCTGCTTTCCTTGTGGGGTTGAAAAGACTAGCAAGAGGCCCAGATGTTGGCCGTCGATGCCTCCCATCGGTAGCCTTATTTCCACTGCTATCAACTATTGGACCAGATACATAACCCCTGCTTCTTCCAATATCACAAACATTAGATTTGTTTGCTGATGACAATTCCATGCGAGGCTTGCCCTTTTCCCCACCCATTTTCCACCATGGTAAAAAGATTTTCTTCcattgtttcttcttcttcttcttcttcttcatcttctcttCGTTCAGTCTTCTAGTCTTtccagcttcttcttcttcttcttgatgGGCTGGTGGGTTATGGAGATTTGATTCTCTTGCATAGTGTTTTGCTTGTTGCAAGAACTGAGTCATCGTCAAAACTAATAACATAACATGAACAATGTAGCATATATTATTACTAAACAAAATGAATAATGAGTGTGAGTGTACCTGATTGAAATCCGCATGAGGATCATAATCATCATTTGTCTCACATTTTGGATATACCGGagacttcttcattgttttGCTTGAGAATTTGGAAATCCAAAAGTAACAACACTAAAAACTTATATGCCTAAAGAATCAGAAATAAGCACTTTTGTAGGTagcaatagaaaataaaaacaagtgaAGCGTGTTGGTTATTTATGAAACTGAATAGCTCTAAAATAGTAGGAAGATATTTCAACAAACATATTAATGATTCATTTCTGctttaaattgaaaatggatTTGAAAGCAGTAAGCAAATCCCAACACCAGATTTGCCAATAGGAGTTGAAATGGCATTTCTTAAAgctttatttgtataatgctttaGAAATTAAGGAAGACAAATAACCAACCGTAAAGATACTGTTATATAAACAAACCGCACCAAATATCTACCACACGGTAATCCAACTTCAAGTGAATTAAAGAAAAGACAGCAACATCCAAAtgattattcatatatatttttctaatcaCTTTTAAGAGCCAAATGGTTTGGTTTAAAAGAAACTAGTAAAAATTAGTTTCTGCTTTTTAGTAATGGTGGACATAGTGTACCCATCACCAACCCAAATTCCATATGAGTTATAAAACCCACAAGACATGGAAACCACCCATTTTTGCCATAACTTTTGGGCAGCAacacttttatttaatttattggaaTATTGATCAGTTTTTGGCttactaaatttttaatataagataGTGCTATAAGGTTAAAAATaaactgaatttttttatcACCAAAAGTAAGTAAAATATTGATATGCCAATGCCAATTAGTGGActgatatctaaaatttaaggaaataatttaatattagctATATAATAAGAGACGGTGCTTAAGTAAGACATACTGCTTAACCACAATAtcttttgtaaaaataaaaaataaaaaaaattaataaattaaagaaaagttagaattattattttatttaaacaagaaaagatactaatttttttattttttttatttttattttttttgggtgattttCCCGTGTCATGGGATCGGGGACTTGATGGATGCGGCAATTGCGGAGTGTGTTACGGTATTGCAAAGACTTAAAAgacttttaactttttattgggTGCAAGTCTGTTAGGGTTGTTTAAGAAAGAAAactcaaaacccaaaaaagacGTAAATCCATCTCCTACATTCAAGGCTAACAGAGTTGGTAAGAAATAAATCCAAAAGCTTCTTTACGTAATAAAGCCAAAACTTATAACAAGTCtagtttatttttatctaaaataaaaaagtaaggaaaaaaaaaaagtctggttatgatatatattcaataattaaccaaatagtgttaaaaaaaaatgaaaaaagggaaagataaagaaaatttgattgactgcaatttaattattcattcaGTAGTTTCTTACTCGTCTAGTTTATTTAGATCATTGTACAAgaaggggtaaaaaaaaaaaaaaagatttttttttttttaaaaaatttagtaGAAGATAAATTGATAGGAAGAGAGTGTTACCAAATGGATCTTTAATTAAAgtatattactatttttttgaaagaaaatgatcAGCAGgttttatagaaaatttacTGTTCAAACATGATTATATCTTATGTCTTAAAACGAAAAAAAATGATTAGCTCTTTTAGATAagactcaaaaacaaaaatttttaataatgtagGTAGATTTTAAAAGAGAGAATGAAATGGTTTGAATACCAGACagatttcttttttcaatttccgATTGCTTATTTTGGATGGATGACCAATCAATTTAATTGTACAAATTTCATCATATACTCGTGAAGAAAGATTATCATGAAAACTTTGGTGAGGGGTGGCCATCCAAACCaatgataataatgaaaatacaaAAGCCAATGCTGTATCATCACTCccctttaaaaaatgatttgacTGCAACAATCTTCAATACtccataaattttatatcgacATGATAATGAAATACTAAAAAATTTcctttacaaaatatataacaataataataataataataagctctACTCTTCTAAGATGAGAGCATAGGACAGTGTCATGGTAGGATTTATTTCTATGCAGCTTCTTATATAGAATAGACTGGCTGATAGtttcaaagccaaaaaaaaaaaaaaaaaaaaaagactggcTGATAGTTGTTCTCAACTCACCTCAAAAACTAATCCATCAAATCCACGTATCCCAAGTACACACTTAAGAAAAACACCTTAACAGAAACTTCCACTAGATTAAGATAGCAATGCAGGCATGTCATGTTTGAACATTTGACTAACGACCCAACATTGACatagaagaaggaaaaagtaaaaacatacatatatattggtcAAGGGATTCAACCGAGCCTCCTGGGAATCAACCCACTATACAAAATCATGTTAGGTATAACACAAACCTAGGTAGCGTTTGATTAAGTCCCTAAACTTGCAAACAACGCATGCCCGCATTATTTTACCTTCGATGTTAAAGTTGTAGTAAAGGCAGTGCCATTACTATGCCAAAGATTGAAACCAGCAGTAACATCATCCAGGTTGGGAAAGATTGCTTTCTGTCTTTTCTCCTGTCCCCTGGTGCATCTACTCTCACATTGTCTCCCGCAGGATTGACAATGTTTTCCAACAACGGCTTATTTTCTACCTGAGATGGCTCTGGTGGTGCCTGTTCTGGAATTATCTGTGCTGaaagctgctgctgctgctggttATACCTCTCCACATACTCCGGAAACATTTTCCGGAATGTTGCACTGTTATAACGGGATAATGTTAAATCCAACTAGAATTGATAGTAAAAGTCCAAATCACAAATACCAAGAAAAGAAATCAGCAAGGAGAAATCAACGCAGGGGTCCCCAGAAAAACAACTGAAAGGGAAGTGCAGCAGGACCTCTCCATATCATAAATTCTCAGACACCAAAAATAAGGTCAAAGGGTTAAATTTCTTTcgttgtttgtttttgttttggcagAGAGGTACAACATTAGCGATTGGCTTAAAACCTTGGATGATACGTATATATATCGACAAACACTTCAGATGGTCCAAGATACTTACTTCTTGCAATTGAAAGCAAGAGATGCTTTTGCCAAACGTTGCTTCTCAGCAGTAGTAGTATTCACGCTGCCAGTGGTAGGACTGTTGTCCATCTgcatgagaaaaataaaaacattcaaattaaATCACTTCTGAGAAACAAATGAAACTTCGCCCGTTTGCAACTGAGAGCATTTAATATGTATAAAACTGAAAGCCATCACCAGCAAGCAAAGACAAAGAAGGTTAAAGGAAGAAACCACgccaaaatacaattagaatagcCAAGAACCAGAAACTCACCATGAATGAAAGAAGCCCTGTTAGTATGCTGCATTTTGAAGAAGAATTGATGTTAGTGGGTATTACATTCTGCAACAATCACTCATTTAAACAAATCATGATCGTTAAGAGGAAAGCACAACAGCTGCAAAAAGTATTGCGCTTTTACCTTGATACAGACCACATTGGATTCCAACTTTCAGGATGAACTGCAAAACAAAGGTCAAGAAGACATAGAATCACTTATAAAAGATAAATAGGACATAACCTCTCcgataaactaataaaacaacTTACAATCGCTCATAGATAAACATATTTTCTTCTGTGTCATGAACCGTCCATTGGGAGTAGTCATGCTGTAGGACAGACAAATGCATTTAACAATTAGATGCAactgagaaagaaatattaaatagaaCACCTCCTCCAAAAGGAAGTGCAAAAGGATATTACCTGATTCCGGGAGGTTTGTACGGGTACTCTGGAGGAAACTTGATCTTCCCATAGTAATAACCACCTTATATAAGGACAAAAATTattgaatggaaaaattaaGCGGGGTATCATATAAAGGCAGATATTCACATTTAAAACGTAGCACAGAACTAACTAAATTTCATTAACTTAAGTGCAAAATGCCACACAAAAATCAACAGTGGAACCAACCTGCAAAAGGAGTTCCTTCACTTCCCTCGAGCACATAATCTGAAACACCAAGACAGACAAGCATGAAAAAAAATACCCTACTAAACCAAAGAAAGTAAGCAAAGAAGAAATTTACATGACAACGATTGATAGAGAGAGGCAGTCAAAAAGAATACAAGAATAAATGTTTagcattattttttcattatccGTATCATTTGCAtcaatggttttcaattttcctTAAGTCATATTCCACATAAAATCTTGTACATTAATGTTCAGACATAAATATGCTAGCCAGCAATGTAAGACTAAAGCCTATATATGCCAAGTCAAAAGATACAAAAAATGgcagaaaaaatatatagaaattttatccaattaaaaaatCTTCAcccaaaaatcaattaaaatttcaaaaatatcagtTGTACATAAACTTACGCCACTCAAGAATGTCATTTGGGGAAGGACGGGCCACAACATGAGAAACTGGCTCCTATTATTTCACAAATAACAGAATTAGCAAGTTGGAAGATACAATAGAATCAAGTAACAATATAAGATATTATGTCTTAGTGGAAAATGACTAAAATCTGATGTACTAAGATAAACAATGGGAACTAATGTTTCTTAACATAAAAGTAcagccgaaaaaaaaaaaaaaaaaaaaaaacactcaaaacaagaaaaagatctATAGTATAACATGCAGCATTTCATTTCTAGTCTAGAGAATATACTAgccagaaaattaattttaaaaaaaaataaaaaataaaaggagagagagagagaagaattgCACTATGGGTAACTCCAATAACAACAGCAATAAATATGACCATGACCTTATGTATTAGCAAGATTAACCATAAAGACTATATGAAAAATTAGTGAATTCACATAGCATGACGACCATAACAGATAGCAGAAAGCAATTTCAGGATGAACAAAAGAAATTATACTTTACACAGGGCTCTATATTCTTTCTGAAGGCGCTTGACACATGATTTCTCAGCCATCCGAAAACTTCTATAGCGTCTTAGGAGTAGCAAATGGAGCCCTACAGTCcttgacttttatttatttattttatgacgAAAAGCTGTTGCCTCTACACCTGCTAAACATAGATGAAAgtaaaatatgaaattcagaTATAAACAACATTACTCTTCAAAAGTAAGGgggaaaaaatcattaaaaaatttaaggtaAACCACTAGAGAGAGTGGAACAATTATGGATAGCACCAAACTAACAAGGTGAGAATGTAAATACCTATCATTTaatcatgaatagataaaataTGTTAAGTGGTAGCTAATGACCGAAAAGGAAAAATGTCGGTAGGTCAAACATTGTATATATTAGTGATTACACAATGCTTATTAAAGAACATCATTATGTTACAAGGATCTTACAGTGCAGGAAAGATATGCAGTTAGAAATCTATCAACATCTTGTGTTAAATAAAGATGGCAGAAAAGCATACAATTCAGATCATACAATGCAACATCAACAGTTCCTCTAACTATTCTTACAATTTTATGAAGTCACAAAGAACATCCAGTAATTGAAGAGAAAGGAGAAATCAAGAGAGATGAATTCACAGAAAACTAGAAGTTATTCTCTCTGTCAGGATAGTATACTCCAAAATGAGAGGTCCACCAAAGGGCAACGAAAACAAATGCTTTACAAAACAACCTTTGGTTTTCTCCAAATTAACCCAAAGATTGAGTTGTTACTCTTGGGTTTACAATTATGTACGGTGCAAAAGCCTTATAGTCCTCCAAATACTTAACCAGACAATTCAACCGGATTCTAACATTATATATCAATGCTAAAAGgataaatggttaaaaaaaatttaaaaaaacgtCTTTCATCAAATATTACTCTGCCCTGCGAGTAAGATGCATAGAAAGTTAAGGGCTTTAGCAGAAACCCTGCTGAAGCCCTTCTATGTGAGCTCAAAGCCCCAGCTAAAAATTCCACGTTTTAATcaccatcttcttctttctgAGTACAATTTAGTATCTAAATTCTGCATGAAAGGATTcgattcaaacaaaaaaaaagcaccttGCCCTAATTCTGGCAAATGGGGGTAAGAATTTCACTTTTACAGAAGCCCTTTCCATTTCTCACATCCCAGTGAAATTCAAGGAACATGAATCAAAACATTCACATATACTAACCTCAAATCCATAGTCAAAGAAACAAAATCCAAACAAAAAGTTTCAATTTAAAGccaattaagaaaataataataagaaaaaatcatGACGTTAATTACACGAGCATACCGTTAGaaaaacacattaaaaaaatataaatataaaaaaaaaggccaagaACAGATCAGAGACagaaaaaacagtaaaaattaTTGGtgatccaaccaaaaaaaaactaaacaatCAAATCAGCGGGAACAAAAACAATCGAAACAAAGgggtaaaagaaaaagaggaagaacAACAAACCTGAATAGATCGGCTTCAGGAATCAGTGTGAgattggattttgttttaggaatttgatatttgattgcGTCGAGGAAATCAACGGACCGGCATGGCAATACATATAAatgtatgcatataaatataaatataaataaaattaatataattaatacaatACACAAATAATTTGTAAGCTTTATGacctttgaaaaaataaaattatataattattgaaaGAAAGTGGGAATGGAAGAGGAATGTGTGGGAATTTGTgggacttttttattttattttattttatttattattcattgaaTCCCCCACACAGTGACTCATCGAACCAACTAATACCGCTTCCCATCCATCCACACACGGTCTACCCGCTCtctttttaaaattactattttgtACTTCTGGAGTTTCGTGCTCCTGCTCCAGTATCGTTTATTTCAATGAAGGGTGTTTTTGTAAATCTAACTaagtattctttttttaaatctttctttCTGTGCTTCCCAAAAAGTGAAAGTATCCGCTACCAAACGCTGTCCATtctctgtttatttattcatttttcgtttttgttgcttaatttggtttttattacatttataatttttatgtttatcttttttttatatattttttttctttttttctttttttctttttttgttttgtaactgAAGATTTTCAATGATGGCCCACGTAACCGACTTGCATTTATTCATCCATCAAACAAAAcgcatttaaatttaaaaaaaaaacaaaaacaaaacgcaTTTAGtatatcacccaaaaaaaaaaaaaaaaaaacacatttagttttctttttttttaaattacaagttaattcaaattttatatccaTGGTTTGAAACTATGCTTTTATAACGTAAATAAAAGTGCCTAACCATGAATGTTTTTCATCTaatctgttttatttatataataggtgcccaatttcatttttctctaatttagatacaaaaaatacaaaaacaaaatcattgtAACCCCacaatttatatatgtacatatatatatatatatattattagagaTTAGCCCCGTGATTTCTTGCAGCTTAAGAAACCTGTATACACTAGGGATATCCAAAGAAGTTGTCTATTTATGGATTATAGTTGAAGGTTCTAATGAAAGTCAAAGttttaacaacaaatatttGAAAGTTCTACTTCTAAGCAtccaatttagatttttttttctaaaagataaaaataaaaagggacaAAATAGAAAAGCTTTGAGGAATGCATAGCTGGACTGGGCCACAAGATCCAAGAAGTCCACAAAGGAGTTCAAAATGAGAGCCAGCTTTGCGGTTGCCTTTAAACTATGCTTTTGTACAGTCATGCATGCATGGCTACAGAAGCAACCAGATGGATACACATACACATAGCACTTTCTACCTTTCTTTCCTTCTGaacctaaaaaatatatatataaaaacccaCCACGTTATCAGTCTGTAGATCCAACACTGTCTGTACAAAAACTACAAGTCCCACCTCTGCTAGTCCCCGATATAAAAATACCATCCCTTGTAGCTTCCCCAAAAAAAGGTTCATTACAAATTTCAATATCACGTGCCTAATCACATGACCCTTCTGAAAATTATATATCACTATTGGACCACATCTGAAGCTTGCTCTTGCTTACATGGAAACAGTCAAAATTGAAGCACATGATCTCACTGTTTTTAAGATCCCAattattttaactattttaGAACCAAGACGTACAGTAGGTATAAAACAACTAATAAAACCCCCCTGTATCTTAACAATATCTGATTACAAGCTTGAGAGATACCATCAAATTGTCAAGCTAACAAGCATTAAGCTTATCAACCATACTGAAAAAAGATATGAAAGGCTGGTCTAGAGTTCTTGCTGCTCTTGCTATTTCACTTTCTCTGCTACTGTCATCTTTGCCTTATGGAGGTCGAGCAACAGCCCGTCCCTTAGCGAAAATGCTCTCTTCTTCAGCTTCAAGATCGAGCTCAGCTTCATCTTCAAAATCATTCAAAGATTTGCAGGCTGATAGGAAGAATCCTTACAAGCAAGTAGATTCCTGCTTTAGAAGGATTCCACCAAGTACCTCAAATCCCACACAGAACAAGTAATTTCTACTTCCTACAGATTCAGGCATCTCCATCTATGAAGATTTCATATAATCTATCTGAACCGCATGTTTTTTCGCCAGGTCTAATCCTCCATGAGATGGCTGAAGGAAGAACTGAACACAAATATTGGATATCCATAG includes the following:
- the LOC107434284 gene encoding ubiquitin-conjugating enzyme E2 34; protein product: MAEKSCVKRLQKEYRALCKEPVSHVVARPSPNDILEWHYVLEGSEGTPFAGGYYYGKIKFPPEYPYKPPGISMTTPNGRFMTQKKICLSMSDFHPESWNPMWSVSSILTGLLSFMMDNSPTTGSVNTTTAEKQRLAKASLAFNCKNATFRKMFPEYVERYNQQQQQLSAQIIPEQAPPEPSQVENKPLLENIVNPAGDNVRVDAPGDRRKDRKQSFPTWMMLLLVSIFGIVMALPLLQL
- the LOC107434465 gene encoding uncharacterized protein LOC107434465, producing MKKSPVYPKCETNDDYDPHADFNQFLQQAKHYARESNLHNPPAHQEEEEEAGKTRRLNEEKMKKKKKKKKQWKKIFLPWWKMGGEKGKPRMELSSANKSNVCDIGRSRGYVSGPIVDSSGNKATDGRHRRPTSGPLASLFNPTRKAEKDIPYMCLNQLASPRGGQSYGPVYTV